A single region of the Rhodococcus sp. W8901 genome encodes:
- a CDS encoding acyl-CoA carboxylase subunit beta, with protein MTSVQEPAAAEAANTPDIHTTAGKLADLRNRQAQAMQPMGEAAVEKVHAKGKLTARERITALLDEGSFVELDALARHRSTNFGLADNRPVGDGVVTGYGTIDGRDVCVFSQDATVFGGSLGEIYGEKIVKVMDLAIRTGRPLIGINEGAGARIQEGVVSLGLYGEIFHRNVQASGVIPQISLIMGPAAGGHVYSPALTDFVVMVDETSQMFVTGPDVIKTVTGEDVTMEDLGGARTHMVKSGVAHYVASGEQDALDYVKDLLSYLPSNNQAATPRLAPSDPIDGSIEDSLTPEDLELDTIIPDSANQPYDMHEVIRRLLDDDEFLEVQAERAANVIVGFGRVDGRSVGIVANQPMQFAGCLDIDASEKAARFVRTCDAFNVPIITLVDVPGFLPGTEQEYNGIIRRGAKLLYAYGEATVGKITVITRKAYGGAYDVMGSKHMGADVNLAWPTAQIAVMGASGAVGFVYRKQLLEAAKNGEDVDALRLKLQAEYEDTLVNPYVAAERGYVDAVIPPSHTRGQIVSALRLLERKMVSLPPKKHGNIPL; from the coding sequence ATGACCAGTGTGCAGGAGCCAGCCGCGGCGGAGGCGGCGAATACCCCGGATATTCACACGACGGCGGGAAAGCTCGCTGACCTGCGGAACCGCCAGGCGCAGGCAATGCAGCCGATGGGTGAGGCCGCAGTCGAGAAGGTCCATGCGAAGGGCAAGCTGACGGCGCGCGAGCGCATCACCGCGCTCCTGGACGAGGGCTCGTTCGTCGAGCTCGACGCCCTGGCCCGCCACCGCAGCACCAACTTCGGCCTCGCCGACAACCGCCCCGTCGGCGACGGCGTCGTCACGGGCTACGGCACCATCGACGGCCGCGACGTCTGCGTCTTCAGCCAGGACGCCACCGTGTTCGGCGGCAGCCTCGGCGAGATCTACGGTGAGAAGATCGTCAAGGTCATGGACCTCGCGATCAGGACCGGCCGCCCGTTGATCGGCATCAACGAGGGCGCCGGCGCGCGTATCCAGGAGGGCGTCGTCTCGCTCGGCCTGTACGGCGAGATCTTCCACCGCAATGTCCAGGCGTCCGGCGTCATCCCGCAGATCTCCCTGATCATGGGCCCGGCGGCCGGCGGCCACGTCTACTCCCCCGCGCTGACCGACTTCGTGGTGATGGTCGACGAGACCAGCCAGATGTTCGTCACCGGCCCCGACGTCATCAAGACCGTGACCGGTGAGGACGTCACCATGGAGGACCTGGGCGGCGCCCGGACCCACATGGTCAAGTCCGGTGTCGCGCACTACGTCGCCTCCGGCGAGCAGGACGCCCTCGACTACGTCAAGGACCTGCTGTCCTACCTGCCGAGCAACAATCAGGCCGCGACCCCGCGCCTGGCACCGTCCGACCCGATCGACGGCTCCATCGAGGACTCGCTCACCCCCGAGGACCTCGAGCTGGACACGATCATCCCGGACTCGGCGAACCAGCCGTACGACATGCACGAGGTCATCCGTCGCCTGCTCGACGACGACGAGTTCCTCGAGGTGCAGGCCGAGCGCGCCGCGAACGTCATCGTCGGCTTCGGTCGCGTCGACGGCCGCAGCGTCGGCATCGTCGCCAACCAGCCCATGCAGTTCGCGGGCTGCCTGGACATCGACGCATCCGAGAAGGCCGCGCGCTTCGTCCGTACCTGCGACGCGTTCAACGTCCCGATCATCACCCTGGTCGACGTCCCGGGCTTCCTGCCCGGCACCGAGCAGGAGTACAACGGCATCATCCGCCGCGGCGCGAAGCTGCTGTACGCGTACGGTGAGGCCACGGTCGGCAAGATCACCGTCATCACCCGCAAGGCGTACGGCGGCGCGTACGACGTCATGGGCTCCAAGCACATGGGCGCAGACGTCAACCTGGCGTGGCCGACCGCACAGATCGCGGTCATGGGCGCGTCCGGCGCCGTCGGCTTCGTCTACCGCAAGCAGCTGCTCGAGGCCGCCAAGAACGGTGAGGACGTCGACGCACTGCGCCTGAAGCTGCAGGCCGAGTACGAGGACACCCTGGTGAACCCGTACGTCGCGGCCGAGCGCGGCTACGTCGACGCGGTCATTCCTCCGTCGCACACCCGCGGACAGATCGTCTCCGCTCTGCGCCTGCTGGAGCGCAAGATGGTTTCACTTCCGCCCAAGAAGCATGGGAACATCCCCCTATGA
- a CDS encoding acyl-CoA carboxylase subunit epsilon — protein MTATTREEVLADAELLDASSLEGAALAEAVAGLEPDVAAGSQGPVITIVKGNPTDQDIAALVAVLSAAAASAGDAVSDQRPPETWGAPTRMHRVRAPFSPYSFGNPVAPRPF, from the coding sequence ATGACAGCGACCACCCGGGAAGAAGTACTCGCCGACGCCGAGCTGCTGGACGCGTCCTCGCTCGAAGGAGCCGCGTTGGCTGAAGCTGTCGCAGGTCTGGAGCCCGACGTCGCAGCGGGGTCGCAGGGTCCCGTGATCACGATCGTCAAGGGCAACCCGACGGATCAGGACATCGCGGCACTCGTCGCGGTCCTGTCCGCGGCAGCTGCTTCGGCCGGCGACGCCGTGTCCGATCAGCGGCCGCCCGAGACGTGGGGTGCACCGACCCGCATGCACCGGGTTCGCGCGCCGTTCTCGCCGTACTCGTTCGGCAACCCGGTCGCGCCGCGTCCGTTCTGA
- a CDS encoding Maf family protein gives MTHLVLASASPARLSVLRGAGVEPTVRVSGVDEDAIIDRLGPSAAPELVVTTLAEAKARDVIPALVADGITDAVVIGCDSMLLIDGELQGKPHTVDVARRRWQSMAGRSATLLTGHSVLRIADGAIIADAADHSGTVVHFANPSAEDLEAYLATGEPLTVAGAFTLDSLGGWFVERLEGDPSSVIGIGLPLVRRLLSDVGVSIAELWAANALVR, from the coding sequence GTGACCCATCTGGTTCTCGCCTCGGCGTCCCCGGCACGGCTGTCCGTGCTGCGGGGCGCCGGGGTCGAGCCGACCGTCCGAGTGTCCGGTGTGGACGAGGACGCCATCATCGACCGTCTGGGCCCGTCCGCGGCTCCCGAACTGGTCGTCACCACGCTCGCCGAGGCCAAGGCCCGCGACGTGATTCCCGCCCTGGTCGCCGACGGCATCACCGATGCCGTCGTGATCGGGTGCGATTCCATGCTTCTCATCGACGGTGAACTGCAGGGCAAACCGCACACCGTCGACGTCGCGCGCCGACGCTGGCAGTCGATGGCGGGCCGCAGCGCAACCCTGTTGACCGGGCACAGCGTCCTGCGGATCGCCGACGGCGCGATCATCGCCGACGCGGCCGATCACAGTGGCACCGTCGTGCACTTCGCGAACCCGTCGGCCGAGGATCTCGAGGCGTATCTCGCGACCGGTGAACCTCTGACGGTGGCCGGCGCCTTCACCCTCGACAGTCTCGGCGGCTGGTTCGTCGAACGACTCGAGGGCGATCCGTCGAGCGTCATCGGGATCGGCCTGCCGCTGGTCCGGCGACTCCTGTCCGACGTCGGCGTCTCGATCGCCGAACTGTGGGCTGCGAACGCGCTGGTGCGCTAG
- a CDS encoding group III truncated hemoglobin: protein MTSPADPSGDLATRADVDRLLRAFYQRALVDPVLAPAFETLAVVGLDEHLPVVGDFWEQILFRTTRYQGSFTAVHEALNRQHGLAGERMERWLELWCAAVDEQFAGPDAERAKAKARAMAGSLQRGWK, encoded by the coding sequence GTGACGAGTCCCGCCGACCCCTCTGGCGATCTGGCCACCCGTGCCGACGTCGATCGCCTGTTGCGCGCGTTCTACCAGCGCGCACTCGTGGACCCCGTGCTCGCTCCCGCGTTCGAGACGCTCGCAGTTGTCGGACTCGACGAACACCTACCCGTGGTCGGCGACTTCTGGGAACAGATCCTGTTCCGCACCACGCGCTACCAGGGCAGCTTCACTGCCGTGCACGAGGCTTTGAACCGTCAGCACGGGCTCGCGGGCGAACGGATGGAGCGCTGGCTGGAGTTGTGGTGCGCAGCGGTGGACGAGCAGTTCGCGGGGCCGGACGCCGAGCGGGCCAAGGCGAAGGCGCGGGCGATGGCAGGGTCCCTGCAGCGAGGGTGGAAATGA
- a CDS encoding sulfurtransferase codes for MPVAPDPNPAFAAYTHPERLVSTEWLSVNLGAPGVKVVESDEDVLLYDIGHIPGAVKIDWHLDLNDPVTRDYIDGEAFADLMSRKGIERDDTVIIYGDKSNWWAAYALWVFTLFGHEDVRLLDGGRGAWLSENRDTTLDVPMPAPTQYPVVERDDSSIRAFKDDVLAHLGAGPLVDVRSPQEYTGERTHMPDYPEEGALRGGHIPTAISIPWARAAAPDGRFRSRPELEEIYADFSHDDDVVAYCRIGERSSHTWFVLTHLLGFPSVRNYDGSWTEWGNVVRVPIVKGDEPGVVPGSPAEVAS; via the coding sequence GTGCCCGTCGCGCCCGACCCCAATCCCGCGTTCGCTGCGTATACCCATCCGGAGCGACTCGTCTCGACCGAGTGGCTGTCCGTCAACCTGGGCGCCCCCGGTGTGAAGGTGGTGGAGTCGGACGAGGACGTCCTGCTGTACGACATCGGCCACATCCCCGGCGCGGTCAAGATCGACTGGCACCTGGACCTCAACGATCCGGTCACCCGCGACTACATCGACGGTGAGGCGTTCGCCGACCTGATGAGCCGCAAGGGCATCGAACGCGACGACACCGTGATCATCTACGGCGACAAGAGCAACTGGTGGGCGGCGTACGCGCTGTGGGTGTTCACGCTGTTCGGCCACGAGGACGTCCGCCTGCTCGACGGCGGCCGTGGCGCGTGGCTGTCGGAGAACCGGGACACCACGCTCGACGTGCCGATGCCGGCGCCCACGCAGTACCCGGTGGTCGAGCGCGACGACTCCTCGATCCGGGCGTTCAAGGACGACGTGCTCGCGCACCTCGGGGCGGGCCCGCTGGTCGACGTGCGGTCCCCGCAGGAGTACACGGGCGAGCGCACCCACATGCCGGACTACCCGGAGGAGGGTGCGCTGCGCGGCGGTCACATCCCGACCGCGATCTCGATCCCGTGGGCGCGGGCCGCGGCGCCGGACGGGCGTTTCCGCAGCCGCCCGGAGCTCGAGGAGATCTACGCCGATTTCTCGCACGACGACGACGTCGTCGCGTACTGCCGCATCGGTGAGCGGTCGAGCCACACGTGGTTCGTCCTCACCCACCTGCTCGGGTTCCCGAGCGTCCGCAACTACGACGGCTCGTGGACCGAGTGGGGCAACGTCGTGCGCGTGCCGATCGTCAAGGGTGACGAGCCGGGTGTCGTGCCGGGTTCGCCCGCGGAAGTGGCGTCGTGA
- a CDS encoding SufE family protein yields MSLPESLTEIVDDFAAVDGQDKLQLLLEFSRELAPLPAELEQGAMEPVPECQSPLFLFVDSADREKVRLYFSAPAEAPTTRGFASILHQGLDGHSAATILAVPDDFYSDLGLADAVSPLRLRGMSAMLARIKRHLRN; encoded by the coding sequence GTGAGCCTGCCCGAGAGCCTCACCGAGATCGTCGACGACTTCGCGGCGGTCGACGGGCAGGACAAGCTGCAGTTGCTGCTCGAGTTCAGTCGCGAGCTGGCACCGCTGCCCGCCGAGCTCGAACAGGGCGCGATGGAGCCGGTGCCGGAGTGCCAGTCGCCGCTGTTCCTGTTCGTCGACAGCGCGGACAGGGAGAAGGTGCGGCTGTACTTCAGCGCTCCCGCCGAGGCCCCGACGACGCGGGGCTTCGCGTCGATCCTGCACCAGGGGCTCGACGGGCACAGCGCCGCAACGATTCTCGCGGTTCCCGACGACTTCTACTCGGATCTCGGCCTGGCCGACGCTGTCAGCCCCCTGCGGCTGCGCGGCATGAGCGCGATGCTCGCACGGATCAAGCGGCACCTCCGCAACTGA
- a CDS encoding condensation domain-containing protein, whose translation MTIFTAATAAEQETGFSTMEFTELADYAISPGMLTEWLPEAGPGWVEDGRPASYIHEAHLRRTADSTHDDGRESWLGTAFRLPEPLDHDAFRTAVRAWIARHEPLRSHAELLSDGRIRRYTIDADQIDLNEVRHEYEFDADTVFERVHDLFDELTSPHRWPAYLFVTLEHSDPEPGCTVFFAADHSLIDGLSVVLVAHEISRLYTEALTGSPSDLVPAGSYIDFGAEERASAATIDHRHPAVECWRTAFVRSKGRLSDFPLDLGPRPENRVAQRAVSEWVLDARQAAAFNTVCHRAGQNFFAGVLACLAQASTELTGNTVFRTVTPVHTRNDPHWATSLGWFVGLSPIEFDIAGAEDFAESAARAAAAVSLTKSAAKVPFARVEEILATPIRPRFVVSYMDVRFVPMAQQWPEVQARALRSRHYTHDVYVWVNRTPHGVNVSARFPGTPAATEAVMLFLARARRALLEVVPTEEPARTVAPAVAAGIHTTTGQ comes from the coding sequence GTGACGATCTTCACCGCCGCCACCGCGGCGGAACAAGAGACTGGATTCTCCACGATGGAATTCACCGAGCTCGCGGACTACGCGATCTCCCCCGGCATGCTCACCGAGTGGTTACCCGAAGCGGGACCCGGGTGGGTGGAGGACGGCCGTCCCGCCTCCTACATCCACGAGGCGCACCTGCGCCGGACCGCGGACAGCACCCACGACGACGGCCGCGAGTCCTGGCTCGGCACCGCCTTCCGCCTGCCCGAGCCGCTCGATCACGACGCCTTTCGCACCGCGGTCCGCGCATGGATCGCGCGGCACGAGCCGCTGCGGAGCCACGCGGAGCTGCTGTCCGACGGCCGGATCCGCAGGTACACGATCGACGCGGACCAGATCGATCTCAACGAGGTCCGTCACGAGTACGAGTTCGACGCCGACACGGTCTTCGAGCGCGTGCACGACCTGTTCGACGAGCTCACCTCGCCGCACCGCTGGCCTGCCTACCTGTTCGTCACGCTCGAGCACTCCGACCCCGAGCCGGGGTGCACGGTGTTCTTCGCCGCGGACCACTCGCTGATCGACGGACTGTCGGTGGTGCTGGTCGCGCACGAGATCAGCCGCCTGTACACCGAGGCGCTGACGGGCAGCCCGTCCGATCTGGTTCCCGCCGGCAGCTACATCGATTTCGGCGCCGAGGAGCGTGCCTCCGCTGCAACGATCGATCACCGGCACCCCGCCGTCGAGTGCTGGCGGACGGCGTTCGTGCGCAGCAAGGGCCGGCTGTCGGATTTCCCACTCGACTTGGGTCCGCGGCCGGAGAATCGGGTCGCGCAGCGCGCGGTCTCGGAGTGGGTGCTCGATGCCCGTCAAGCCGCGGCGTTCAACACGGTGTGCCACCGCGCCGGTCAGAACTTCTTCGCCGGCGTCCTTGCGTGCCTGGCCCAGGCCAGTACCGAACTGACCGGCAACACGGTGTTCCGGACCGTAACCCCGGTGCACACACGCAATGATCCGCACTGGGCGACGTCGCTCGGCTGGTTCGTGGGCCTGTCCCCCATCGAGTTCGACATCGCCGGCGCCGAGGACTTCGCGGAGTCCGCCGCGCGTGCTGCTGCCGCGGTGTCGCTGACGAAGTCGGCGGCGAAGGTGCCCTTCGCCCGCGTGGAGGAGATCCTCGCGACGCCGATCCGGCCCCGATTCGTCGTGTCGTACATGGATGTCCGCTTCGTCCCGATGGCGCAGCAGTGGCCCGAGGTGCAGGCCCGGGCTCTGCGCAGCCGCCACTACACACACGACGTGTACGTCTGGGTGAATCGAACGCCGCACGGCGTCAACGTGTCCGCCCGGTTTCCGGGAACGCCGGCCGCCACGGAAGCGGTCATGCTCTTCCTGGCGCGGGCCCGGCGGGCCCTGCTGGAGGTGGTTCCGACCGAGGAACCGGCTCGCACCGTCGCACCGGCGGTCGCCGCGGGTATCCACACCACTACTGGTCAGTAG
- a CDS encoding acetyl/propionyl/methylcrotonyl-CoA carboxylase subunit alpha, with protein MPSHASAHITKVLVANRGEIAVRVIRAAKDAGYGSVAVYAEPDADAQFVKLADEAFALGGQTSAESYLVFDKILDAAKKSGADAIHPGYGFLSENADFAQAVIDAGLIWIGPSPQSIRDLGDKVTARHIAERAKAPMAAGTKDPVKNADEVVEFAKQYGVPVAIKAAFGGGGRGMKVAQTIEEIPELFESATREAIAAFGRGECFVEQYLDKARHVEAQVIADQHGNVVVAGTRDCSLQRRFQKLVEEAPAPFLTDDQRARIHASAKAICKEAGYYGAGTVEYLVQGDTVSFLEVNTRLQVEHPVTEETAGIDLVRQQFRIANGEELEIKEDPTPRGHSFEFRINGEDAGRGFMPAPGPISVYKEPSGPGVRVDSGVVQGDVIGGQFDSMLAKLIVTGENREQALQRAARALAEFEVDGLATVIPFHRHIVENPAFVGDGESFEVYTKWIETEWDNTIEPFTGSGAAADEEENLPRQSVVVEVGGRRVEVSLPGQFSIGTGGAPAGAIRKKPKARKRGGAGAGAASGDAVTAPMQGTVVKVAVEEGQEVAEGDLIVVLEAMKMENPVTAHKAGVVTGLSVEAGAAITQGTVLAELK; from the coding sequence GTGCCCAGTCATGCCAGCGCGCACATCACGAAGGTGCTCGTCGCCAACCGCGGCGAGATCGCTGTGCGGGTCATCCGAGCCGCGAAGGACGCCGGATACGGCAGCGTCGCTGTCTACGCGGAGCCCGATGCGGATGCACAGTTCGTGAAGCTCGCCGACGAGGCGTTCGCCCTCGGTGGCCAGACCTCGGCCGAGTCCTACCTGGTGTTCGACAAGATCCTCGACGCGGCCAAGAAGTCCGGCGCCGACGCGATCCACCCCGGCTACGGCTTCCTGTCCGAGAACGCCGACTTCGCGCAGGCCGTCATCGACGCGGGCCTGATCTGGATCGGCCCCTCGCCGCAGTCCATCCGCGACCTCGGTGACAAGGTCACCGCCCGCCACATCGCCGAGCGCGCCAAGGCTCCGATGGCCGCCGGCACCAAGGACCCGGTCAAGAACGCCGACGAGGTCGTCGAGTTCGCCAAGCAGTACGGCGTCCCGGTCGCGATCAAGGCCGCCTTCGGTGGCGGTGGCCGCGGCATGAAGGTCGCCCAGACCATCGAAGAGATCCCGGAGCTGTTCGAGTCCGCTACCCGTGAGGCCATCGCCGCCTTCGGTCGCGGCGAGTGCTTCGTCGAGCAGTACCTGGACAAGGCCCGCCACGTCGAGGCCCAGGTCATCGCCGACCAGCACGGCAACGTCGTCGTCGCCGGCACCCGCGACTGCTCGCTGCAGCGCCGCTTCCAGAAGCTCGTCGAGGAGGCCCCCGCGCCGTTCCTGACGGACGACCAGCGCGCGCGCATCCACGCATCCGCGAAGGCCATCTGCAAGGAGGCCGGCTACTACGGCGCCGGCACGGTCGAGTACCTGGTGCAGGGCGACACCGTCTCCTTCCTCGAGGTCAACACCCGCCTGCAGGTGGAGCACCCCGTCACCGAGGAGACCGCGGGCATCGACCTGGTGCGTCAGCAGTTCCGCATCGCCAACGGTGAAGAGCTGGAGATCAAGGAGGATCCGACTCCGCGCGGCCACTCCTTCGAGTTCCGCATCAACGGCGAGGACGCCGGCCGCGGCTTCATGCCCGCTCCCGGCCCCATCTCGGTCTACAAGGAGCCGTCGGGCCCCGGCGTGCGCGTCGACTCGGGTGTCGTCCAGGGCGACGTCATCGGCGGCCAGTTCGACTCGATGCTCGCCAAGCTGATCGTCACCGGCGAGAACCGCGAGCAGGCACTGCAGCGCGCCGCTCGTGCGCTCGCCGAGTTCGAGGTCGACGGTCTCGCGACCGTCATCCCGTTCCACCGCCACATCGTCGAGAACCCGGCCTTCGTCGGTGACGGCGAGAGCTTCGAGGTCTACACCAAGTGGATCGAGACCGAGTGGGACAACACCATCGAGCCGTTCACCGGTTCCGGTGCTGCTGCCGACGAGGAGGAGAACCTCCCCCGTCAGTCGGTCGTCGTCGAGGTCGGCGGCCGCCGCGTCGAGGTCTCGCTGCCCGGTCAGTTCTCGATCGGCACCGGTGGCGCTCCCGCGGGTGCCATCCGCAAGAAGCCGAAGGCGCGCAAGCGTGGCGGTGCCGGCGCGGGTGCAGCGTCCGGTGACGCCGTGACCGCCCCGATGCAGGGCACCGTCGTCAAGGTCGCCGTCGAGGAGGGCCAGGAGGTCGCCGAGGGCGATCTGATCGTGGTGCTCGAGGCCATGAAGATGGAGAACCCGGTCACCGCCCACAAGGCCGGTGTCGTGACGGGTCTGTCGGTCGAGGCCGGCGCCGCCATCACCCAGGGAACGGTCCTCGCCGAGCTGAAGTGA
- a CDS encoding DUF1707 SHOCT-like domain-containing protein: MADVPDIRIGTAEREQALDALTRHFSDGRLTVTEFDERSGRIAAATTRGQLDTVFSDLPALTASAPATAPEPSGDSDDTPGWRNSVMAVIPFVALALFFLVPMDNSWLFFLLIPATAAILFGGKKGRGGC, translated from the coding sequence ATGGCCGACGTCCCCGATATCCGAATCGGCACCGCCGAACGCGAGCAGGCGCTCGACGCGCTCACCCGGCACTTCAGCGACGGGCGGCTCACGGTCACCGAGTTCGACGAGCGCAGCGGCCGGATCGCGGCTGCCACCACGCGCGGCCAGCTCGACACCGTGTTCTCGGACCTGCCTGCCCTCACGGCATCCGCGCCCGCGACCGCGCCCGAGCCGTCCGGCGACTCCGACGACACCCCGGGATGGCGCAACAGCGTCATGGCGGTGATCCCGTTCGTGGCCCTCGCGCTGTTCTTCCTCGTGCCGATGGACAACAGCTGGTTGTTCTTCCTGCTGATCCCCGCGACGGCCGCGATTCTGTTCGGCGGCAAGAAGGGACGCGGCGGCTGCTGA
- a CDS encoding VanZ family protein, with protein sequence MFDKLDRRHVPLAIATVVVLVMLFSPGSTVPSGPENSDKVTHALMFTALALTSRYARIGVAWTAAWLLAFAAVSEVLQGLLPIQRSGSVWDAAADAVGIALGLVLARVFARPLRIPV encoded by the coding sequence GTGTTCGACAAGCTCGACCGGCGTCACGTGCCGCTCGCGATCGCGACGGTCGTGGTTCTCGTGATGCTGTTCTCCCCCGGCTCCACGGTTCCGAGCGGACCGGAGAACAGCGACAAGGTCACTCACGCCCTGATGTTCACGGCGCTGGCGCTCACATCGCGGTACGCCCGCATCGGCGTCGCGTGGACCGCGGCGTGGCTGCTGGCGTTCGCGGCCGTGTCGGAGGTGCTGCAGGGGCTGCTGCCGATCCAGCGCAGCGGATCGGTGTGGGACGCGGCCGCGGACGCCGTGGGCATCGCGCTCGGTCTGGTATTGGCCCGGGTGTTCGCCCGGCCGTTGCGGATACCCGTCTGA
- a CDS encoding tyrosine-protein phosphatase, which yields MTSIPGAKPGASIPILSVPNLRDIGGYRTSDGGSVRFGRFYRSTDLSKITVDDAPRLADLGLVTVFDLRTHSEREAAPDRLPASAREVALDVLADKAYRSVPAQMQAVLADPSIAVTMLGENKAVDYFLGSYRDFVTLPSAIASYRGMFTDLAAPDALPALVHCTTGKDRTGWATASLLLLLGVDEDDVYHDYLLTNTQLLPAFASVFDKFTVAGGDPELLKQVLGVRSEYLDAALKQMRESFGTIEGYFADGLGIDKDGQETIRKHLVEG from the coding sequence ATGACGTCAATCCCCGGCGCGAAGCCCGGCGCGAGCATCCCCATCCTGTCCGTCCCGAACCTGCGCGACATCGGCGGCTACCGGACGAGTGACGGCGGCTCGGTTCGCTTCGGGCGCTTCTACCGGTCGACCGACCTGAGCAAGATCACCGTTGACGACGCACCGCGTCTCGCGGACCTGGGCCTGGTCACCGTGTTCGACCTGCGCACGCACTCCGAGCGTGAAGCCGCACCAGACCGACTGCCCGCGTCGGCGCGCGAGGTGGCACTCGACGTCCTGGCCGACAAGGCCTACCGCTCCGTGCCCGCGCAGATGCAGGCCGTGCTGGCCGATCCGTCGATCGCGGTGACGATGCTCGGCGAGAACAAGGCCGTCGACTACTTCCTCGGGAGCTACCGCGACTTCGTCACGCTGCCGAGCGCGATCGCGTCGTACCGGGGCATGTTCACCGACCTCGCCGCCCCGGACGCCCTCCCGGCCCTCGTGCACTGCACGACCGGCAAGGACCGCACCGGCTGGGCCACCGCGTCGCTGCTCCTTCTGCTGGGCGTCGACGAGGACGACGTCTACCACGACTACCTGCTCACCAACACGCAGCTGCTGCCCGCGTTCGCGTCGGTGTTCGACAAGTTCACCGTCGCGGGCGGGGATCCGGAACTCCTGAAGCAGGTGCTCGGCGTGCGGTCCGAGTACCTCGACGCGGCGCTGAAGCAGATGCGGGAATCCTTCGGCACGATCGAGGGCTACTTCGCCGACGGTCTCGGTATCGACAAGGACGGACAGGAGACCATCCGCAAGCACCTCGTCGAAGGCTGA